The following are encoded in a window of Corynebacterium marinum DSM 44953 genomic DNA:
- a CDS encoding YbaN family protein has translation MIRLLFIVVGVISLALGVLGIFLPVLPTTPFLLLSAFLFARSSQRLHGYLVNHKVLGEYISNYYNNTMTRSHKLRTVGMLWLSIAVSTGLLAWSDRMVPAIILPLIAAAVTVHILTLRPKPTPRPPALRPGGSSPESGRDSAPHPRSEDTTDRDGEGTR, from the coding sequence ATGATCAGGCTGCTGTTTATCGTTGTCGGCGTCATCAGCCTGGCCCTCGGTGTGCTGGGCATCTTCCTGCCGGTGCTGCCGACCACCCCTTTTCTCCTGCTCTCCGCGTTCCTCTTCGCCCGCAGTTCGCAACGCCTGCACGGCTACCTGGTGAACCACAAGGTGCTGGGGGAGTACATCTCGAACTACTACAACAACACGATGACGCGCTCCCACAAGCTGCGCACCGTCGGCATGCTGTGGTTGAGCATCGCGGTGTCGACGGGCCTGCTGGCGTGGTCGGACCGGATGGTCCCGGCGATCATCCTGCCGTTGATCGCGGCGGCGGTGACGGTGCACATCCTCACCCTCCGGCCGAAACCCACACCCCGCCCTCCCGCACTTCGACCCGGCGGATCTTCGCCGGAGTCCGGGCGGGATAGCGCACCGCATCCCCGCTCCGAAGACACCACAGACCGTGATGGAGAGGGCACTCGATGA
- a CDS encoding DUF4177 domain-containing protein: MEYKVVEVREGLIGGKLSGQKLENILNEHARKGWRYKSMTSVEVKGRVGPGGVDGLVIVFEKD; the protein is encoded by the coding sequence ATGGAATACAAAGTGGTGGAGGTCCGTGAAGGACTCATCGGCGGCAAGCTCTCCGGCCAGAAGCTGGAGAACATCCTCAACGAGCATGCCCGGAAGGGCTGGCGTTACAAGTCCATGACCTCGGTGGAGGTGAAGGGCAGGGTCGGTCCGGGCGGGGTGGACGGCCTGGTGATCGTCTTCGAGAAGGACTGA